GCTAATCGACTATCTGCTAGGGCAAAGGACCATTTCCTTTGTGGGATGCACAGCTCAACACTTCCTGTACCTCACCCTTGTGGGAGCTGAGTTCTTTCTTCTGGGCCtcatggcctatgatcgctacGTGGCCATCTGCAATCCGCTTAGGTACCCTGTCCTCATGAGCCGCCGAATCTGTTGGATTATCATCGCAGGCTCCTGGTTTGGCGGGTCTTTGGATGGCTTCCTCCTCACCCCGATCACCATGAGTTTTCCTTTCTGTAGTTCGCGAGAGATCAATCACTTCTTCTGCGAGGCGCCTGCTGTGCTGAAGTTGGCATGCGCAGACACAGCCCTCTACGAGACAGTGATGTATGTCTGCTGCGTTCTGATGCTGCTGATCCCTTTCTCCGTGGTTATCGCGTCCTATGCCCGGATTCTGGCCACGGTCTACCACATGAGCTCtgtggaagggagaaagaaagcctttGCTACCTGTTCCTCTCACATGACCGTGGTGACCTTGTTTTATGGGGCTGCCATTTATACGTACATGGTGCCACATTCTTACCACTCGCCGTCCCAAGACAAGATTTTTTCTGTGTTCTACACCATCCTCACGCCCATGCTGAACCCTCTCATCTACAGTATGAGGAACAAGGATGTGGCTGGAGCTCTGAGAAGGGCACTGGGGAGGTTCAAGAGCTCTCACCCAGGGTCGGGAGACTTTTGACTGTTACTTCCTTCGCACACGAATGAATGGGAAATCGTTCGTGCGGCTGGGCCTGAGCTGAGGGATTCCAGTGCAAGGGAAGACTGGGTGCACAGGGGAAAAGTCAGCATGAAAATGTGACTTCTCAATCTTCCATGTGTCCTCTATTTCCCGCCCCCAAACCACCTTTCTCTCATGAGTTTTAAGACAAAACTGTGTTATTTAACACTGACTGAATTTTTTCTTGGTTGTGTAGCCCAGCCGGTCCTTGAACTCATGGCGGTCCTGGGTTCACCTTcggagtgctagaattacaggcagcaCTACAATGCGTGCTTTTTCTTTCcgttcttttatctttctttgttcctATGACTTCACATAAGTATATAGTGGCTTCTCAGACTACAAACTGGGGAATTTCCCCCTGAGAGTTACTTTTCAGAGTTGAATAAGGCTACACATAGTAAATGACAAGAATGGCATCAATGAGAGAAGGAATAAGATGATATTAAGTACTTGTTAGGATACTCTGTGAGTCGAACCCACCCTCAAGGGCAAGAGAAATGCTGCCCTTCCTGAGCTGGCAAGAGCTGGCGCAGCCACCAGTGTGTTCCCATCCATCGGGGGGCAGCAAGATCCACTGAACCCAGTTTTCTCAAATAGCCATTGTTTTTGCTAAATTCACTAAGTGGTTATTactttcagtaaaaaaaaaaaaaaatcagtatttatcttctgtttgtttgcaaCACAACTACAGAAACTATTTTTGGATGAAAGGCAGCCAATGAATGGAATCAGGGATCGTTGCTAGCAAAGACAGAATTAAACTGCACGAAGGGCTCCAAGACACTGAAGTAACACATAAAGATACGCGTTGAATTTAGTGAAGCTCTTTTCAGATGTAGGGCATAGCAAGGTATAGAATAACACAATGGTGTAGTGGAGTTTAGCTCACTATCTCTGTACCCTCTGCACAGTCCGTAACTGAACTCAGAAAAATGTGGCAAAGCATTTTGCTTGTCCACCTCACGATATAAGTAAGTTACTCAGAACAAAGGTACCACTCAGACTTTGTCATTGTGTGCAGATTTTACTGTTGTGAGAGGCACAGCAAGCAGCAAGAGCCCTGGGGACTACATGTCCTGAGAACCTCATGCTGTTACTGAAAATAGCTCTGCTTATTTCTCTCAAGGTCACCAAGTCCCTCATAACCTGTGATTTGTATGGAAACTCCAAGGGGATCTCTAACCCCTCACTGGGCAGTGTTACTGGTACTTACAATAAAAGTGAGCGACTTTCCCCAAACATTGCTGCTAGAGCAAACTGATTCAGCCATCACCCCTAGAAAGACTTTAGACATGTAGGTTGTTAGTATAGTTAGATTGCGATGTTTTTGTTAAGAGCTTTGATGTAGAAAATCTTGGggggaaatttaaaatttagaaggGCACACTTAATAAATAGTTGAGTGAGGGACTTGTTGAGATTGGGGAACGGGAACAGTGACAGCCTGGCTATTGCTAGCTGACTCTGTGCTAGGATGGGTTGGTGATAAAAGGTGATGATTTAtacgcatcctcctgaatattaaccttcatcaggcgatgaaaggagacagagacagagacccacattggagcaccggactgaaatctcaaggtccaaatcaggagcagaaggagagagagcacgagcaaggaactcaggaccgcgaggggtgcactcacatactgagacaatggggatgttctatcgggaacccactaaggccagctggcctgggtctgaaaaagcatgggataaaaccggacttgctgaacatagcggacaatgaggactactgagaactcaagaagaatggcaatgggtttttgatcctactgcacgtactggctttgggggagcctaggcagtttggatgctcaccttcctagacctggatggaggtgggtggtccttggacttcccacagggcagggaaccctgattgctcttcgagctgatgagggagggggacttgatcgggggacggggagggaaatggtaggaggtggcggggaagagacagaaatctttaataaataaagaaacggagaaaaaaaaataaaaggtgatgattaattccttgtacccatttcagccctcagcttcctgataagatttagtaaaaaaaaaaaactgttgatgtgtgtgtatgcaccctgaggatttaaagtagagctgactgattgtTTTTCCTATTACAAAAGTTtaaatttgtgattcttttaagatttttaaaaagataaccttttgagacaaataataaaatgattgtaACTACAAAATGCAGCCTTCCAGTgaaagaactggctgagaaaaataccttgcttgcaTCCACCTTGTTAATCTAGAACAAGTTGCTTAGACATGAATGCATGTGGGTCCttggaaataatttgtttttcatctgtaacacataaaatgtttatcatgtaagggaaatgggaaacatgctgttttattttcaaacttgtacccattgtaatcattcacttaaaaaatagGATGTAACCACATTGTTATTTTTATGctgcttgaaagattttgctgcgGTTTATAATCTGTAAGGGGAAACATTAAGGAATACAAGAGGAAAACATGGCGAGAAACATCAGGAAaagagtaaaggaagaaataaagaagatagatagagagacatgttgaaggagtgtgtgtgtgtgtgtgtgtgtgtgtgtgtggtgtttcccTTTTCCACTGTCCCCAGAGAATTATATTTTGCCCTGCTCACCAGCCCCAGAGAATTTTTACTcactcagattaaaaaaaaaaaaaaatcagttgtgtGAACGATTAGTTTGCTGACCCATGCCTCCCTGTTTGTTCCTGAGCTTGACAGCTGGCTTTACTGCAGTAAGACTTAATTGTGGCATTTTGGCAATTCTTCTAAAAAATTACATGCctgttgcttgcttgtttttaggaaacttgacacagtctagagtgactgaggaagaggaaacatcagttgaggaaatgtcccTACCATATTGGCTTGTGGGCAAGACTGTGGTgtattttcttgactaatggtcagtgttgttcctttggaaactacaactcccagactcctcctggactatgaatacctgtgcgcacaccacCTGTGCACAGGTacgggacatccttcccagacacccttgcgctccccgttaaaaaggcagggccacacgaggctctctctcccGTTCGCCTTCCCTCctgtgtcctgcacgcctccccgtCCTcttgtgctcccctcccccattaaagtggacccacgtaggagccgccgtgtcgtgtctgtgtttgttccgccgtgtgtgtctgtcctgtgccccgtgttttaagaagaacagcctgctcttttttttttttttaggaagaacagtcagtgtatGATTGACCTACTCACTGGGAGTGGTGCCACCCCAGGCCTGGTAGCACTGGGTGTTACAGAAAGCTAAGCAAGTCACgggaagcaggccagtaagcagcacagtgttaggaattttcctaatgcgagctctctgccTTTGCAAAAATCCCAATCGGCCAAGGTTTTAATGGGATTCCTTAGCGATCACGGGAGTGGGGGGAAAGACCATGACGGGACTTTCAGGGGAGCACTGGGGGAGTTGGTCAAGATTTTGGCGGGCTGCCTTGACCCTCCTCaagggaggggtcaaggtttggtgggCATAGGggcggggcctccaaagatggaggcccaAGATGGGGACTTACACACAGTAAATGGTCTTCATATCAAGGATTAATCTTATAAACATTAATAATATGGATTAATCCCCTGTGGCTTCTggttcagtttctgcctccaggttcctgccttgctgtatgtagttcctgctttgacttcctctAGCAGCAACTGTTACCTGGAAATCTAAGgcgaaataaaccctttaccTCCAGAGGCTactttggtcatgatattttatcatagcaatggaaatCACAACTCAGAAATTCCTTGCCAGTTCATTATGACAAACGAGGTACTCACTATGAGTTGTAATTGATCTGTAGAACAACAGACTGCATGTAAGAGACTTCTACAAGTCAGCTCTGTTCTTTACAGCAGACATGAGAATTTCAGGGAAAGCGAGTGACAGGATGCTAGGTCCTTCAGACAAAGCTTCTTTATCATTCATTCTTTATCCACAGCACCCACACTAACCCCCAAATTTATATCCCAGTGGAGAAAAAATATGGGGAAATTCAGAAAACCAATAGAAAAGCAAGCGAAGTTCGACAGTTAGTAGCTCTATCCCATGGTATGTGGTAGCAACCGAAGCTGAACATTTATGCATCTGGCCCCATGTGTCCATACTTAGATTtatagtatacacacatatatttactaAATGACAAGCATTAATAGACAAAATAGGAACGTTACCAATAGCCCACTGACAATGAAGTAGATTATTGCATTGTGATGTGTTCATTATGATAAAGTGTATGCCTTAATATCATGGATTAATCTTATAACATTAATAACATGCATTAATCTCATAACATTAtatggagaggaagaaacaagTCATTAACATATAACACAGATCAAGCAAAATCAACCCTTGCATTTAGATGGTTGTGGGTGGGCATACGCATAACTAAGATTCCATGATGCCACTGATTTCATTTCTAAATGTGTATGTAGATTACATATCCAGTCTATAGTTTCAGAACATTGATCAAGCTCCAACGTTTACATGATAACTGTTTTCTGTGTATCTATTATCTCTGATGAACAGTCAAACTGCAGCTCATGAagtataataaacaaatacaggGCAATGGAGGACTTCCACTATGCAGCAATGTGATCAAGGAGGCTTCTGAGGAGGCCATAAATAAGCACAGGAACAAGGCGAAGAATGGTACAGAAAGAGAACAATCTAGATAGAATATCAGAAACTGACACTGTGGGATGAGGATGGTATATTCAGAAGGGTAGAAAATATTGCTAATCCAACAAAGTTACGGTCATAATGAACTAGTGGGGGAGGGGCTAGATTGAGGAGGGCTTCCACGACGGCTACAAGCTGATGGATTCTTCATTTAGTTTAAAGGAACATTCTTCATCTCTTATGACTAATTTTGGTTTGATGTTTGCTTTTTCAGGAAAGTGTGCTATACCGGTGTGCTTTCTGGTTCTATGTGCTaggaaagatattttatatatatatatatgcttttgcCTCAATGTTGTAGTTTACAAGCAATGGGTAGATGCATCTTGTTTTTTAACCAGTCTGATAGTCtgtgtcatttgtttgttttttcaagacagggtttcattgtgtagtaCTAGCTTtaccagaactcactctgtagaccaagctggctttgaattcacagagatctgcctgcttctgcctctcaagtgtgggattaaatgtgtgcaccacctctgccctgCTAGTTTGTGTCTTTTGATTAGCGAATTTAGGACACTAATGTTCAGAGTTGTTACTAAAAGGTAATGTTTGGtcatttcttttccccttttataaaaaataaattttttccacatatgatatatcctgattacagctTCTCTTCCCTCTATTTCCCCCagttcttcactttctttcccaACAGGATCCATTCCCTTACCTTTCTGTCTCTTACAAACTACAGACTTTTAAGAGATaagaacaaaacataaaaaaaataagataaatttaaaaaatcacatcaaAGAAGAATaaggcaacaaaacaaaacaaaaggaaaagagctcaaGGGAGGCACAATTATCACTCATTCAcccactcaggagtcccataaaaatactaaattgaAAGTTATAATGCATATActgaggacctggtgcagacctatgTAGGCCCTGTTCTTGCTACTTCAGTGTCTATGAGTTCCTAAGGGCTTCATTCTTAGGAGTGCACTTCACCCTTAGAAGTGcacttgttctcctggtgtccgtAATCCCCTCTGGTTCCCATActccttcagcctcctcttcGGCTGGGTTCCCTGCACTCTGAGGGCagggatttaatggagacatcccatttaggactgagtgttcctaggactctctctctgtgtaatgtctgactatgggtctttgtatttgtttccataTGCTGCAGGAGAAAGCCTCCCGATGATGGTTGAATAAAGCACTGATCTATAAAtgtagcaaaatatcattaggagtcattttattagtacttaaaatatatttgatatctttaaaggtatcttaaagatatttttaaagattattgaaGATTTCTAAggtatttgattttaccctaggtctctgggctatctcgTCTCTGGTTTTTGATCATctaagcagtgttgggtatggattccatctcatggagtgggctttaagtcaAATTTGACTTTGGTTGGGTTCTTCCACAAGCTTTGTGTCACTGTTAGCATATCATATTTTGCACACAGGGCAGATTGCAAGCCAAAGGCTTGGTTGgcatttaggtttcttttttgaTAGCTTGTAGAGCACCTTCCCATACCAAAGATACTAGAACATAGGGATGGAGGTTCTCTGTACACACCAGCTCAACCTCTCCATGTGCAgggagttgtgtgggtgttgtcttcagcaataggaccttGCTGCCCATCAGTGGAGAGGAACCCATTCTCTTGGCAACAGGCTGGATAGAGattccatgggacccctttggacATCAACTAAATTGTGTATAACCGAGTCCCAATACTGGTAGCTATGTTTGGTTACAAGACATGGCCATTTGGGACTCCATATTcctcattatttggagacttcattagaattgccttcttttattttaggaagtttcccgAGTGCCTATCAAATACACATCAATTCCAGccatctctctctgtatctcaaCCTCATCTCCCTTCCAACTCCCTACTTAATCCTCTTGTTACACCCTCCAAGTTCATGcgtaaaataaattctatttcccCCTGTTAGGAGATCAATGTGATCCCCTATATTCCCTTCCTCTACACCTGCCCTCTCTGAGTTTACAgactgtagcttggttatcatttgtTTAATGGCTCATATTCACAAATACGTGAATACATGCCATATTTAACTTTCTGGGTATAGATTGCCTCACTTACAATGATTTTTTTCGAGATAcattcatttgcctacaaatttcatgatgtaattttttaaacagctgagtggtactccattgtgtaaatgtactacatttcctttatccattttgCTGTTAAGTAACATGGTTGCTTCCAATTTCTGGCCactatgaatagagcagcaatgaacatggttgagcaagtgtccttgtgatagtatgaagcatcctttggatttatGCAAGAGTtagatcttgaagtagattgatttcAATCTTTCTAAGgtaccaccatactgatttccatagtggctatacaagtttgcccCCAACCAGCtgtagaggagtgttccccttgctctacatccttgccagcattagCTACAATTGTGTTATGGATTTTAGTCCTTCTGACAGGTGTGAAAAAttgaatctcaaagtagttttgatttgcatttctctgatggttaaagttcaacatttttaaaaattaagtttctcctagaattctctatttagatcccCATTTTAAGttggattatttgggttttgaTAGCTAGTCTTGAGTCCTTTATATGTTTTGAATATTAGTGCTCTATTGGATGTGGAGTTGATGAAAATCTTTCTCATTCTTTAGGGTGCTGTTTGTCCAAATGACAGTGCcctttgccttatagaaacttttcaatttcatgaggtgcCATTTATTAATTCCTCATCTTAGTGCTTACAttgtgttctgttcagaaagtccttttgtatgccaatgagttcaaagctattTCCCACCCTTCTCTGATATCAAATTCAGTGTATCTAGTTTTACATTGAGTATTTggtccacttggacttgagttttgttcagggtgataTGTATGAATCCagtgcattcttctacatggatACATCTAGTTTGACCAttaccatttttctttcattatacaTTTCTGATTTCCTTAACTAAAATCATGTGTCCATAGCTCTGTTGATTTATGTCTGGTTCTTCAATTTCATTACATTGAtcaatgtgtttgtttatatacCATGCCATTTTCATTATGATAGCTTTGTACTACAACTTGAAATTGGAAATGTTGATACCTCTggaacttcttttattt
The sequence above is a segment of the Microtus ochrogaster isolate Prairie Vole_2 chromosome 6, MicOch1.0, whole genome shotgun sequence genome. Coding sequences within it:
- the LOC101979174 gene encoding olfactory receptor 2T1 translates to MEGYNVSSTDFTFLGLFNTEETSGLVFATISVIFLTALVANGIMIFLIHTDPHLHTPMYFLLSHLSFIDMMYISTIVPKMLIDYLLGQRTISFVGCTAQHFLYLTLVGAEFFLLGLMAYDRYVAICNPLRYPVLMSRRICWIIIAGSWFGGSLDGFLLTPITMSFPFCSSREINHFFCEAPAVLKLACADTALYETVMYVCCVLMLLIPFSVVIASYARILATVYHMSSVEGRKKAFATCSSHMTVVTLFYGAAIYTYMVPHSYHSPSQDKIFSVFYTILTPMLNPLIYSMRNKDVAGALRRALGRFKSSHPGSGDF